The proteins below come from a single uncultured Carboxylicivirga sp. genomic window:
- a CDS encoding fasciclin domain-containing protein — MKIRSILSLFISLLLVYSCENEKETYYDRPDWLEPNILNQLQEKGNFNSFITCIEKAGFSKSLNGAGYYTVFAPTDEAFKTFMQEHNISSAENISAEMAHDIVSYAIVQNRYSVTELDDYQTTNEEIERPDIAYKRKTNYYKWTYDEEIEGYGTVKVIDANGVGPLEYTGAGIDYEDNNFKSIPYFTTPFLQASGLSAYDYNYFYPDVTLGDINVANAQVTEADLYAENGIIHITDKVILPLPNIEEALAEKDNYSTFKSILDTYLKSYQLADDYFLIRNEQATGSYDEIFVKFYNAAYFSPNVENYLRYGGGERYDDQMEGFTMFAPDNAAIETFFNEKFLKYYESIEQMSTDQIADFVNAHLWKNAIWPSKFNTYRNIHGELPRFDPETNIDDKTMCSNGFFYGTNIVQGSDLYYTVFGDVSLNPKYSNMLNAINTFPTIKTLLKNSSPNINIQMILLDNDQMDATGIKYNYGRAAWEISENNPLGTNALVALERLLNLHIFLNKDVDFSVPGIYRAGLFDNGEYVRLASFRGRYFLTASGNNRYNSGPEYLGPIEDQASNGQSYTVAEPILFTTANVGYHIEKNLASFNKFYQYLYKSATSPNSEGESNQGFIYNTVTKAITDVKVSVPNTIIIPSDAAIDQAVAEGYLPPITEAYFTKDEQQMVYDFVKYHILTNNIIVPSNDFSAPVKTLYKTVDGDTYVNVICVDNTMEIYVPGYSQAVHIINTRSNVLANRAVIHQADDFLRYPKN, encoded by the coding sequence ATGAAAATTAGATCTATTTTGTCTTTATTCATTTCGCTGCTGCTTGTATATAGTTGCGAAAATGAAAAAGAAACCTACTATGATAGGCCCGATTGGCTGGAGCCTAACATTCTTAACCAACTCCAGGAAAAAGGAAATTTCAATTCGTTTATTACTTGTATTGAAAAAGCAGGCTTCTCTAAATCATTAAATGGTGCCGGGTATTACACTGTATTTGCACCCACCGATGAAGCATTTAAAACTTTTATGCAAGAACACAACATTTCTTCTGCTGAAAATATCTCTGCAGAAATGGCTCACGATATTGTTTCCTATGCTATCGTTCAAAACAGATACTCGGTTACTGAATTAGATGACTATCAAACAACAAACGAAGAAATTGAGAGACCGGACATAGCTTATAAACGTAAAACCAACTATTACAAATGGACTTACGACGAAGAAATCGAAGGCTATGGAACCGTAAAAGTAATTGATGCCAATGGCGTTGGACCTCTAGAATATACAGGTGCAGGAATTGATTACGAAGACAATAACTTTAAAAGCATACCTTATTTTACAACTCCTTTTCTTCAGGCTTCAGGCTTATCAGCATACGATTATAACTATTTCTATCCTGATGTAACATTAGGCGATATTAATGTAGCAAATGCACAGGTAACAGAAGCTGATTTATACGCCGAAAATGGCATTATTCATATTACAGATAAGGTTATTCTACCTCTTCCTAATATTGAAGAGGCATTAGCTGAAAAAGACAACTATAGTACATTCAAAAGTATTCTTGATACCTATCTTAAATCATACCAATTAGCTGATGATTATTTCTTAATTAGAAATGAACAAGCAACAGGAAGTTATGATGAGATTTTTGTGAAATTTTATAACGCAGCCTATTTTTCACCAAATGTTGAAAATTATCTACGTTATGGAGGGGGCGAAAGATATGATGACCAAATGGAAGGTTTTACCATGTTTGCACCCGACAATGCCGCTATAGAAACTTTCTTCAATGAGAAATTCTTAAAATACTATGAGTCTATCGAACAAATGTCGACTGATCAAATTGCCGATTTTGTGAATGCTCATCTTTGGAAAAATGCCATTTGGCCAAGTAAGTTCAACACTTATCGTAATATTCATGGAGAGTTACCTCGCTTCGATCCTGAAACAAACATTGATGATAAAACAATGTGTAGCAACGGCTTTTTCTACGGCACTAACATTGTACAAGGATCTGATTTATATTACACCGTATTTGGAGATGTATCATTAAATCCGAAATACTCTAACATGTTGAATGCAATCAACACCTTCCCTACCATTAAAACCTTACTAAAAAACAGTAGTCCTAACATCAATATTCAAATGATTTTATTGGATAACGATCAAATGGATGCTACGGGTATCAAATACAATTATGGTAGAGCAGCATGGGAAATCAGCGAAAACAATCCACTTGGAACAAACGCTTTAGTTGCACTTGAACGTTTATTAAACCTACATATCTTCTTAAACAAAGATGTAGATTTCTCAGTTCCGGGAATCTATAGAGCTGGATTATTTGATAACGGAGAGTACGTTCGTTTAGCTTCTTTCCGTGGAAGATATTTCTTAACAGCTTCAGGTAACAACAGATATAATAGTGGCCCTGAATACCTTGGTCCTATTGAAGACCAGGCATCAAATGGACAATCTTATACAGTAGCTGAACCAATACTATTTACTACTGCAAACGTAGGTTATCATATCGAAAAAAATCTGGCCAGCTTTAATAAGTTCTACCAGTATTTATATAAATCGGCAACCAGTCCTAACTCTGAAGGTGAATCAAACCAGGGCTTTATTTACAATACTGTAACAAAAGCCATAACCGACGTTAAGGTATCGGTACCAAACACCATTATTATACCAAGCGATGCAGCAATAGATCAGGCTGTTGCAGAAGGTTATCTACCACCAATAACAGAGGCCTACTTTACTAAGGATGAACAGCAAATGGTTTACGACTTTGTGAAATACCACATTCTAACCAATAATATTATTGTTCCAAGTAACGACTTTTCGGCACCTGTAAAAACACTATATAAAACAGTTGACGGAGACACCTATGTTAACGTTATCTGTGTTGATAATACTATGGAAATATATGTACCAGGTTATAGTCAGGCGGTTCATATTATAAATACACGTAGTAATGTTTTAGCCAACAGAGCTGTCATACATCAGGCAGATGATTTCTTACGCTATCCTAAAAATTAA
- a CDS encoding SusC/RagA family TonB-linked outer membrane protein, producing MNKIFTILTIYVLAVLSTPAFSQDRITVNGRVIDDVASSPLPGVGVVALDKSQRMLHGTITNLNGEFVIDVPKGTANLKFSFIGFKEQIIPFSADKKFYEITLKEEVVEIEGIQVTAIKKTNTGFMNLDERDLAIPVAKISAEEFDDVQASSIDEALQGRLAGVDIAANSGDPGAGMSIRIRGVSSLSADSRPLIVVDDVPYETNISADFDFATANEEGYSQMLNISVNDIKEITVLKDAAATAMWGPKASNGVLMVTTKRGVRGRAPRVTYTYRGTYTEEPETLPVLSGDEYSTLIMEAYMNTYNVPLNTSIRKEFMYLPTEPYYYYNYGQNTNWMEAISQPGYIHNHDLSIDGGGDKATYRFSVNYQDQQGVTLGSGLDRLSTRLNLDYFISERLKLRADFSFAHGNTYGNYTENGLIRGSSSIRSTAYRMMPNMSIYEYNAFGELTGNYFAPEDNAQGIFPRMYNPVALADLGVQETINDRISSKFNLQYNITDHLKYALDLSLDVNSNKLKQFLPQEATGVSMTSTYANRMIDRDDDSYNIYTNNKLTYFKSFNEDKHKLTATLNFQTTEYIGYGSYLTKTNGISSALPDASGSGRDNIAGYGGRTAENNGRTVGAMAMAHYSLLDRYIISAGIRRDGNSRFDKKYRWGNFPSLSAAWRISGEPFMQSLTFLDDVRLRFSYGENGHPPRNESMFYSNYYTYGFSYLGTTGVYPGNMQLQNLKWESIRSTNAGITAEMFDGRITSDIDFYKTRTVDLLSYKVATQSTSGYGSQSVKNIGTLDNYGWDLQIRTWPVRTKNWKVSFDFNIARNYNIIRELADDFSGVMQQAPGNGEYIRFAQIDNPAGSFYGYRYDGVYTNPDQLMARDAHGNVITDPNGLPVYMIYDYGNTGYEFQLGDARYQDVNKDGNINGADIVYLGNANPEFTGGFGQNITYKNFSFNYYFYYRVGNDIINSTKMNGEKMSNYDNQTKATLKRWRKVGDITDIPRATFYGYNYMGSNRFVEDGSFLRLKYITLTYRIPKTLCQRLGMQTARLSTTVNNLLTFTNYSGQDPEISIKSEDGTMYTVGYDNSQTPVTRNVTFTLSVQF from the coding sequence ATGAATAAGATATTCACAATACTAACAATATACGTACTAGCAGTATTAAGCACCCCTGCCTTTTCGCAGGACCGAATAACTGTTAACGGACGTGTTATAGATGATGTTGCATCAAGTCCCCTGCCTGGCGTAGGAGTAGTTGCACTTGACAAAAGCCAACGTATGCTCCATGGAACAATCACTAACCTTAATGGCGAGTTTGTAATAGATGTTCCTAAAGGAACTGCCAACTTAAAGTTCTCTTTCATTGGATTTAAAGAACAAATCATACCTTTCTCGGCTGATAAAAAGTTTTACGAAATAACGCTTAAAGAAGAAGTAGTAGAGATTGAAGGTATTCAGGTTACTGCCATCAAGAAAACTAACACCGGATTTATGAATCTGGATGAAAGAGATTTAGCTATTCCGGTTGCAAAAATATCTGCTGAAGAATTTGACGATGTTCAAGCATCCAGTATTGACGAAGCCCTTCAAGGCCGTCTGGCTGGTGTTGATATAGCCGCTAACTCAGGAGATCCTGGTGCTGGTATGTCAATCCGAATCAGAGGTGTAAGTTCATTATCTGCAGACAGCCGACCATTAATTGTGGTTGATGATGTACCCTACGAAACCAACATCTCAGCCGACTTTGATTTTGCGACTGCCAACGAAGAAGGATATTCACAGATGTTGAATATTTCAGTAAACGACATTAAAGAAATTACTGTACTAAAAGATGCAGCAGCAACCGCAATGTGGGGTCCTAAAGCATCTAACGGAGTATTGATGGTAACCACCAAGCGTGGAGTTAGAGGCAGAGCCCCAAGAGTAACTTATACTTATCGTGGAACATACACCGAAGAGCCAGAAACACTTCCTGTACTTAGTGGTGATGAGTACTCTACCTTAATAATGGAAGCTTACATGAATACCTATAATGTACCTTTAAACACAAGTATACGCAAAGAATTCATGTATTTACCAACTGAACCCTATTACTATTACAACTATGGTCAGAATACTAACTGGATGGAAGCCATTTCTCAACCAGGGTACATTCATAACCACGACCTTTCAATTGATGGTGGTGGTGACAAAGCAACCTATCGTTTCTCAGTTAACTATCAGGATCAACAAGGGGTTACTTTAGGTAGCGGATTAGATCGTTTATCTACCCGACTAAATCTTGATTATTTTATTTCGGAGAGATTAAAATTACGTGCTGACTTCTCGTTTGCACATGGTAACACTTATGGAAACTATACCGAAAATGGTTTAATCAGAGGTTCAAGTAGTATCAGAAGTACAGCTTACCGCATGATGCCTAACATGTCGATATACGAATACAATGCATTTGGCGAATTAACAGGTAACTATTTTGCACCAGAAGATAATGCTCAAGGCATTTTTCCAAGAATGTATAATCCTGTTGCATTAGCGGATTTAGGTGTTCAGGAAACCATTAATGATCGTATCAGTTCAAAATTTAATCTTCAATATAACATTACCGATCATTTAAAGTATGCTCTTGACTTATCGTTGGATGTTAACTCCAATAAGCTTAAGCAATTTCTACCTCAGGAGGCAACCGGTGTTTCAATGACAAGTACCTATGCCAACCGAATGATTGATCGCGATGACGACTCATATAACATTTACACCAATAATAAATTAACCTACTTTAAGTCGTTTAACGAAGATAAGCATAAGCTTACTGCAACACTTAACTTTCAAACTACCGAATATATTGGTTACGGATCATACTTAACCAAAACCAATGGTATTTCTTCGGCTCTTCCGGATGCATCGGGTAGCGGACGCGACAATATCGCCGGATATGGAGGTAGAACAGCTGAAAACAATGGTAGAACAGTAGGTGCCATGGCTATGGCCCATTACAGTCTTTTAGATCGTTATATTATTTCAGCCGGTATTCGCCGCGATGGTAACTCGCGCTTCGATAAGAAATACCGTTGGGGTAACTTCCCAAGCTTATCTGCCGCATGGCGTATCTCAGGCGAACCATTTATGCAAAGTTTAACCTTTTTAGATGATGTTCGCTTACGTTTCAGTTACGGTGAAAACGGTCACCCACCAAGAAACGAATCAATGTTCTACAGTAACTATTACACTTACGGATTCTCGTACTTAGGAACAACAGGTGTTTACCCTGGTAATATGCAGTTACAAAACCTAAAATGGGAGAGTATTCGTTCAACCAATGCCGGTATTACAGCCGAAATGTTTGATGGAAGAATCACTAGTGATATCGACTTTTATAAAACCCGTACAGTTGACTTATTATCATACAAGGTAGCAACACAGTCAACCTCAGGTTATGGATCTCAATCGGTGAAAAACATTGGTACATTAGATAATTATGGTTGGGATTTACAAATCAGAACCTGGCCGGTAAGAACAAAAAACTGGAAAGTTTCGTTCGACTTTAACATTGCTCGTAACTACAATATAATCCGCGAATTAGCCGACGACTTTTCCGGTGTAATGCAACAAGCTCCGGGTAATGGAGAGTACATTCGATTTGCACAAATTGATAACCCTGCCGGATCGTTCTATGGATATCGCTACGACGGAGTATATACCAACCCCGATCAATTGATGGCACGCGATGCTCATGGCAATGTCATTACCGATCCTAACGGCTTACCTGTTTACATGATTTACGATTATGGAAATACAGGATATGAATTCCAATTAGGAGATGCCAGATATCAGGATGTTAATAAGGATGGTAATATCAACGGAGCCGACATTGTTTATCTGGGTAATGCTAACCCTGAATTTACAGGTGGTTTTGGTCAAAACATTACCTACAAAAACTTCTCGTTTAACTACTATTTCTATTATCGTGTTGGCAACGACATTATCAACAGCACCAAGATGAATGGTGAAAAAATGTCGAACTACGATAATCAAACCAAAGCAACTCTTAAACGATGGAGAAAAGTTGGTGATATCACAGATATTCCTCGTGCTACTTTTTACGGATACAATTACATGGGGTCCAATCGCTTTGTTGAAGATGGCTCATTCTTACGTTTGAAATACATTACCTTAACGTATCGAATTCCTAAAACACTTTGCCAGCGATTAGGCATGCAAACGGCTCGCCTTTCAACCACTGTAAATAACCTGCTCACATTTACCAACTATAGTGGTCAGGATCCTGAAATTAGTATCAAATCAGAAGACGGAACCATGTATACCGTAGGTTATGACAACTCTCAAACTCCGGTTACCCGAAACGTCACATTTACTTTAAGTGTTCAATTTTAA
- a CDS encoding RagB/SusD family nutrient uptake outer membrane protein, protein MLKNFYNKTQKIKVLTMALLLSLMSVSCNDWLHLEPQNAITVKDYWQSKEEVHSAAMGIYSSMLTDHPWLWLRWGEVRAEMVTSTNYWDYTYVNNGDILPTLALVEWAPLYRTINFCNNFIEKAPSVLDLDESFTPDMLNAYLSEAYAIRALMYFYLVRFYGDVPLITEATLSDDQELRVPKSSMGEVLAQIEQDLIKAEQTAVENYDDIENDKGRITKAAINTMQADLYLWTNEYDKSITAADKVINSGKFGLVPFGEEWLTTLFHQTNSIEGIFELQYSDQYLNPFNSALNLNPVFTANADIIENFFPIDIYLDPDSADIRGDRGSYRSSRQYKLWKYIGVNRSLAKTEEQYTSNFMVYRYADVLLLKAEALAMRANEGDLNESLRLINVIRNRAKAAKETQEISDNETPTTHGLITYIVNERAREFAFEGKRWPDILRNARRNNYERMDLIRSMVLLASPSNRTQTILSKYQDTLSHYFPIPQVDIDAGYPILEQNTFYRN, encoded by the coding sequence ATGTTAAAGAATTTCTATAATAAAACACAAAAAATCAAAGTACTTACAATGGCACTGCTTCTATCACTTATGAGTGTGTCTTGTAACGACTGGTTACACCTCGAACCTCAAAATGCAATTACCGTTAAAGACTATTGGCAGTCGAAAGAAGAGGTACACAGTGCCGCCATGGGTATATACTCATCCATGCTTACTGATCATCCCTGGCTTTGGCTTCGTTGGGGTGAAGTAAGAGCCGAAATGGTAACTTCTACCAATTACTGGGATTACACATACGTTAATAACGGTGATATACTTCCTACTTTAGCACTTGTTGAATGGGCACCTCTATATCGTACCATTAACTTTTGTAATAACTTTATCGAAAAAGCACCATCAGTATTGGATCTTGACGAATCGTTTACTCCTGATATGCTTAATGCTTATTTATCCGAAGCATATGCCATCAGAGCGTTAATGTACTTTTATTTGGTTCGCTTTTATGGCGATGTACCACTTATTACAGAAGCTACTCTTTCTGATGATCAGGAATTAAGAGTACCTAAAAGTTCGATGGGTGAAGTACTTGCTCAAATCGAACAGGATTTGATTAAAGCGGAGCAAACAGCAGTTGAAAATTACGACGATATCGAAAATGATAAAGGAAGAATTACAAAAGCTGCCATTAACACTATGCAAGCCGATTTATACTTATGGACCAATGAGTACGACAAAAGTATTACAGCAGCCGATAAAGTAATTAATTCAGGAAAATTCGGTTTGGTTCCTTTTGGAGAAGAGTGGTTAACTACTCTGTTTCATCAAACCAACTCTATTGAAGGAATTTTTGAATTACAATACAGCGATCAGTACCTGAATCCTTTTAATAGTGCATTAAACCTTAACCCCGTGTTTACGGCTAACGCTGATATCATTGAAAATTTCTTTCCAATAGATATTTATTTAGATCCGGATAGTGCCGATATACGTGGCGACAGAGGTTCGTACCGTTCATCGCGCCAGTACAAACTTTGGAAATACATTGGTGTGAACCGAAGTTTAGCCAAAACAGAAGAACAATACACCTCAAATTTTATGGTGTATCGTTATGCCGATGTTCTTTTATTAAAAGCTGAAGCACTTGCAATGAGAGCTAATGAAGGTGACTTAAACGAATCGTTACGCCTGATTAATGTAATCAGAAACAGAGCTAAGGCTGCCAAAGAAACTCAGGAAATTTCAGACAATGAAACTCCGACAACCCATGGATTGATAACATACATTGTGAATGAAAGAGCCCGGGAATTTGCTTTTGAAGGAAAACGCTGGCCGGACATCCTCAGAAACGCACGACGTAATAACTACGAACGAATGGATTTAATCCGATCAATGGTATTGTTGGCTTCCCCTAGTAATCGTACTCAAACTATTTTAAGTAAATACCAGGACACCTTAAGTCATTATTTCCCAATACCACAGGTTGATATTGATGCTGGTTATCCGATACTGGAACAAAATACTTTTTACAGAAATTAA
- a CDS encoding fasciclin domain-containing protein has product MKRSNNINQLSEKQINGLSSSSAGLGKNVFENLRTMKISSFIQKSTFLLLIVAGILASCQPEEYTERTSYEQLIGEYLESNPDQFSTYIQVLEKSNSMAFLKAYGAYTVFAPNNDAFKRYFEEKGKTLDQFSEEELKDLVRFHTIRDTIASTLFIDGRMQTQTMYGQYLTTKAENSDDDLKYLINKSAEIDIKDKRLLNGVFYSVNDVLDPETRTLKEMLAGMPDYSIFYEGLVQTTLADTLNLRVSRESEQVRNFTVIAIPNEAYEKEGILSYDDLAKEYSDTGDPTLATDSLYLYMAYHILDNQLKYVSDLQEQAAHLTYAPLEVITIKNANGNVLINEDVFNGVVEPGYPINRQLSDVTTNNGVLHFVDSDYGIKVRQPFPVYWEVTDQLEIRKMPGVYGKQSVALSPGQLEDITWPEGHDIDYTVGLSNSPYPYVMGDYLNIYLRPEIVPWIEFTTPLLVKGKYKLWTCTRNVYPSSGYRNPIFFVYFDDEVLPVIIDTNTTLSRDVSEEEYELQGFKWYSFWPERDSTAYRYVDGSGSGRFTGQLAGTINVETTGRHKVKFVGITAFAGQHLWLDQIHFIPSDMDQIWPRSNVEDNSRIYKEGLPAMTVPE; this is encoded by the coding sequence ATGAAAAGATCAAATAACATCAATCAGCTATCAGAAAAACAGATTAATGGCTTAAGCTCTTCATCTGCAGGTTTGGGTAAAAATGTTTTTGAAAATCTAAGAACTATGAAAATATCATCTTTTATACAAAAAAGTACCTTCCTCTTACTAATCGTTGCCGGCATTTTGGCCAGCTGCCAACCAGAGGAATATACCGAGAGAACCAGTTACGAACAGTTAATTGGCGAATACCTTGAATCAAATCCGGATCAATTCTCGACTTATATTCAAGTACTTGAAAAAAGTAATTCCATGGCATTTTTAAAAGCCTATGGCGCATATACCGTATTTGCTCCCAATAACGATGCTTTTAAACGCTACTTCGAAGAAAAAGGCAAAACACTGGATCAATTCTCAGAAGAAGAATTAAAAGATTTGGTTCGCTTCCATACCATTAGAGATACCATTGCTTCGACCCTGTTTATTGATGGTAGAATGCAAACGCAAACCATGTATGGACAATACCTGACAACCAAAGCTGAAAATTCGGACGACGATTTGAAATACCTGATCAATAAAAGTGCCGAAATCGATATTAAAGATAAGCGTTTATTAAATGGTGTATTTTATTCGGTTAATGATGTTTTGGACCCCGAAACAAGAACCTTAAAAGAGATGCTGGCTGGCATGCCTGATTATAGTATTTTTTACGAAGGTTTAGTACAAACAACACTTGCCGATACTCTTAACTTAAGAGTAAGTCGTGAATCAGAACAGGTACGTAATTTCACCGTAATAGCTATTCCTAACGAGGCTTACGAAAAAGAAGGAATTCTTAGTTACGATGATCTTGCCAAGGAATATTCTGACACCGGAGATCCAACCCTGGCTACCGACAGCTTATACCTATACATGGCTTACCATATTTTAGACAACCAGCTAAAATATGTTTCCGACCTGCAAGAACAAGCTGCTCACTTAACTTATGCTCCGCTTGAAGTAATTACCATCAAAAACGCCAATGGAAATGTATTGATAAACGAAGATGTATTTAATGGTGTTGTTGAACCCGGTTACCCCATTAACCGTCAGCTTTCGGATGTTACAACTAATAATGGAGTATTACACTTTGTTGATAGTGACTATGGTATTAAAGTACGTCAACCCTTCCCTGTTTACTGGGAAGTAACCGACCAATTGGAGATCAGAAAAATGCCGGGAGTATATGGTAAACAAAGTGTTGCATTATCACCTGGTCAGTTAGAAGACATTACTTGGCCTGAAGGTCATGACATTGATTACACCGTTGGTCTATCTAACTCTCCTTATCCATATGTAATGGGCGATTACCTAAATATATACTTAAGACCCGAGATAGTTCCTTGGATTGAATTTACTACTCCTTTATTAGTTAAAGGTAAATACAAACTATGGACATGTACTCGTAATGTATACCCTTCTTCGGGTTATCGTAATCCTATTTTCTTTGTGTATTTCGATGATGAAGTACTTCCGGTTATCATTGATACTAACACCACATTAAGTCGTGATGTTAGTGAAGAAGAATATGAATTACAAGGCTTTAAATGGTATTCATTCTGGCCCGAACGCGATTCAACAGCTTACCGCTATGTTGATGGATCAGGTTCAGGACGTTTTACCGGTCAGTTAGCCGGAACCATCAATGTTGAAACAACCGGTCGCCACAAAGTAAAATTTGTTGGTATTACAGCATTTGCGGGTCAACACTTATGGTTAGATCAAATCCACTTTATACCAAGTGATATGGATCAGATTTGGCCAAGAAGTAATGTAGAAGATAACTCTCGCATTTACAAAGAAGGGTTACCTGCCATGACCGTACCGGAATAA
- a CDS encoding fasciclin domain-containing protein — translation MKKYINHISAVLLVLFFVGCQDAWEDHAELADTTPSESIMQLLEAKSEYSNFVSAIKTTGLDSVLNQPIMLTVWAPANDVFTNLPEDKEELKTLVGNHIAYGSVQLAQLAGTKRLSMVNGKYITVDGTKKTVDQITVNTTDIPAKDGFLQLIDNKLSPRMNIWEYIESYSGTNKQIDYLNSLSGDVFDPEIAKIIGYNNNGEAIYDTLSGMVWRNSFLDNVADLRVEDSTYTLLIVDDAAFDQEFERYTPFFLVSSAPTEEAAALNKEMCLSKITKDYCFSTSYSSSEIPSQLLSVDSVMVPIDKDLIVESYYASNGWIHHISTCPVPLENKILPIFIEAESINRYISNYTINGNSIMGSPTGNLRVRPEASGGYDYVLDNSASNVQASGLILHAGMVASTTYKFYWKAVNDFNGSYRLPNRSEDFVLRQKLGTTTLRSENNGRFDFNPMVGASPEYTDVTATSYAEAVEQEVGSITYTSMRDIYLWLQNEGDKAVTADYIKLVPVFEQTEN, via the coding sequence ATGAAAAAATATATCAATCACATATCAGCTGTATTATTGGTGCTGTTCTTCGTTGGATGCCAGGATGCATGGGAAGACCATGCTGAGCTGGCTGACACGACCCCTTCGGAGAGCATAATGCAGCTGCTCGAAGCCAAATCGGAGTACAGTAACTTTGTTTCGGCAATTAAAACAACTGGCTTAGACAGTGTACTTAATCAACCCATTATGCTTACCGTTTGGGCTCCGGCTAACGATGTTTTTACCAACCTTCCTGAAGACAAAGAAGAACTAAAAACACTAGTTGGAAACCACATTGCTTATGGTTCGGTGCAATTGGCACAATTAGCAGGCACAAAACGCCTGTCGATGGTAAACGGAAAATACATCACCGTAGATGGAACAAAAAAAACAGTAGATCAGATAACTGTAAATACGACTGACATTCCTGCCAAAGATGGTTTCTTACAATTAATTGATAATAAACTTAGCCCCCGAATGAACATTTGGGAATACATCGAAAGTTATTCGGGAACCAATAAGCAAATCGATTACCTGAATTCATTATCCGGGGATGTTTTTGATCCTGAAATTGCCAAGATTATTGGCTATAATAATAACGGTGAAGCTATTTATGATACGCTATCCGGGATGGTTTGGAGAAACTCCTTTTTAGATAATGTAGCTGATTTACGAGTAGAAGATTCGACTTATACCTTATTGATAGTTGACGATGCGGCCTTTGACCAGGAATTTGAACGCTATACTCCTTTCTTTTTGGTATCATCTGCCCCTACAGAAGAGGCTGCAGCCTTGAATAAGGAAATGTGTTTATCAAAAATAACAAAAGACTACTGTTTTAGTACAAGTTATTCTTCATCAGAAATACCTTCCCAATTGCTATCTGTTGATTCAGTCATGGTACCTATTGATAAAGATCTTATTGTAGAATCATATTATGCAAGTAACGGATGGATACATCATATTTCTACCTGTCCTGTTCCATTAGAAAACAAGATACTCCCCATTTTTATTGAGGCTGAATCGATTAACCGATATATCAGTAACTACACTATTAATGGAAACAGTATTATGGGATCGCCCACCGGTAATTTAAGGGTACGCCCCGAAGCTTCTGGTGGTTATGATTACGTTTTAGATAACTCTGCATCGAATGTACAAGCTTCGGGCTTAATACTTCACGCCGGAATGGTTGCATCAACAACCTATAAATTTTATTGGAAGGCAGTGAACGATTTTAACGGTTCGTATCGTTTACCTAATCGATCTGAAGACTTCGTTTTAAGACAAAAACTTGGTACTACAACATTGAGAAGTGAAAACAATGGTCGTTTTGATTTCAACCCAATGGTAGGAGCTTCACCTGAATATACCGATGTAACAGCAACTTCTTATGCCGAAGCGGTAGAACAAGAAGTAGGCAGCATAACCTACACTTCAATGCGAGATATTTATTTATGGCTTCAAAACGAAGGCGACAAAGCTGTTACTGCCGATTACATAAAACTTGTACCTGTTTTCGAACAAACTGAAAATTAA